The Parachlamydia acanthamoebae sequence TTAACCCACAAAAAATTAAAAAACTAAAAATCCCTGTCCAAGGATGATCAACAAGCCACTCTGCACCCTTAATGTAGAAATTGGTAAAGCGATCAAAAAAACGATCAAAAAGCTGAGTAAATTTTGAAGGGGTCTTTTGAGGCTTAATTAAAATAGCGGAAAGTGCAGGGCTCAAAGTCAATGCAACACACCCTGAGATAATGACAGAGACAGAAATTGTCAAAGCAAACTGCTTATATAACTGCCCGGTAATCCCTCCCAAAAACGCCACAGGAAGAAACACGGCACATAAAACCAACACAATCGCAATAATCGGGGCTGTGACTTCTCGCATTGCCTGATGAGCCGCTTCGTTCGCAGAGGTCTTGAGCAGTCGCATGTTCCGTTCTACGTTTTCAATCACAACAATTGCATCATCCACCACAATTCCGATAGCTAAAACTATGCCGAATAGGGTCAATGTATTAATGGAAAGTCCCATGACAAGCATTCCTGCAAACGCTCCGACGATCGAAATAACCATGGCTTGTAAAGGAATAATGGTTAATCGAACATTCTGAAGAAAAACGAAAACAACCAAAGCAACAAGAAAACCTGCCTCAATAATCGTTTTTATGACTTCGTGAATAGAGGCATTCACAAATTTTGTGGTATCATAAGGGATGGAATACGTAATCCCCTGTGGAAAATGACTGGCAATCTCCTCCATTTTATTTTTGATATTTTCAGCCACTTGTAAAGCATTTGCCCCAAACTGTTGATAAACACCAATTGAAATAGTAGGGACACCGTTAAGCTTACTCACCACATTATAATTCTGAGCTCCCAATTGCGCATAACCCACATCTTTTAGATAAACCACAGAACCATTTGGATTCGCTTTCAAAATGATCTGATTAAATTCCTCGGGTGTACTTAAACGCCCCGTACTTGTAATGGAAATGGTTAACTCTGTGGGCCCCGCAGTAGGAGGTTCGCCCAAACGTCCCACAGCATATTCTGAGTTTTGATCAATAATTGCATTGGCTACATCTTGTGTCGATAGCTCATATTTAACTAATAAAGCAGGGTCTAGCCATATTCTCATGGCGTAGGTGCGATCGTTAATAATCGAAACACTACTCACGCCAGGAGTTCGCTGAAGCTCTTCGACAATATTGACAGTGGCATAGTTACTTAGAAAGATTTCATCATACCGATCATCTGGGGATTGAATTCCAATCGCAAGCAAAATAGCTGGCGTTTGTTTTAATATGGTAACACCACTCTTTTGAACTTCCGGGGGTAAAAGAGGCTGAGCAATGCTCGCTTGGTTTTGGACGTTAATCAAAGCTTCTTCAATATCAGATCCAATATTGAAAAAAACGTTTAAGCTATAGTCTCCCGTGTAGGAGCTATTGGAATACATATAGATCATGTTTTCCACATTATTGATCTGTTGCTCTAGCGGTGCAGCCACAGAATTTGCAACCGTTTGAGCACTAGCTCCCGCATAAGATGTTTGCACATTAATTTGAGGGGGTAAAAGATTCGGGAATTGTTCAATTGGCAGAAAAAAAAGTGAAGCCAAACCAGCAAGCAAAATAAAAATAGAGAAAACAGTTGAAAGAATCGGACGATCAATAAAAAAACTGGCTAACATGCGTGCATTATTCCTTAGCAGAGGGAGTCGTTGAAGAAGATTTAGAAGGAGTCCAAGCCCCTTTCACATGCACAGGCACTCCGGGAAATACTTTATTTGTTCCATCCACGATTACTTTATCCCCTACCTCTAAACCATTAGTAATGATTTGGTAATCTCCATACCAATCTCCTACAGATACGTCTTGAGCAGCTGCATTCCCGTGCTTATCAATCAGATAAACAAACATCCCTTCTTTTTTCTGCAACAAGGCTCGCCTTGGGACAAAAATCGCATTTGGACGTTCAATGCCATGTAGTTTAATGCGCATAAATTCGCCTGGACGAATTTCTCCCAACGGATTAGGGAATACAGCTCTGACAAGAAGGGTTCCAGTACTTTGATCGTAAGTTGGGGAACCAAAATCAAGTCTCCCAACTTGTGGATACACAGATCCATCACTGAGAATGCCTTCTACTTGGTAATCATTATTTTTAGGAAGAGTCATCATTTCGAACTGAGGAACAGTAATGGTCTGCTTACTCTGCATTTGTCTAATGCGTAGGATATCGTAATCAGACACACTAAAATACACCCAAATAGGATCTAAGACAGACACTGTTGTCAAAAGATTATTGACACCAGGAGTCACTAAAGCACCTTCTCGATAGTTGGATCGATCCGCATAACCAGTAATGGGAGACGTGATGGTGGTGTAACCTAAGTTAATCTCATTATCTAAAAGTGATGCTTTAGCCGTTTGTAAGGCAGCTTCGACCGAAAGTTTATTGGCAATGGCATTATCTAAGTCTTTTTTGCTCGCAGCTTCTTGCTTATATAAAGGTTCTAAGCGTTGCACAGTTAACTTGGCATTTTCTAATAGAGCCTCTTGCTTCGCCACATCCCCTTTTGATTGCTCTACACGCGCTTGATATTGCTTAGGATCAAGTTGAAAAAGAAGATCTCCTTCATGTACGAGCTGACCTTCTTGATAAGCAATTTTATCCAAATAGCCTTCTACACGCGCTCTGATTTCTACGGGGTGTGAGCTTTGTGCGAAGCCAATATAGTCATACACAACTGGCAATGTTTTAGTTTCCACAACATAATCTGTCACATCAACCGGATTGACAGGAGCCTTTTCGACCTTAGAATCGCAGGAAAAAAGGCAAAAAGAAAGCAGAACAAGGAATAAAAAATGGCGTCGCATGGCTATATCATTTGTTTTGTTTAAAGGATTAGCTATACCCCAATTTGCCTCAAAGTTGCACGAAAAAAATGAAAAGTTTTTTTATAGAGAGGAGTCAGATTTT is a genomic window containing:
- a CDS encoding efflux RND transporter permease subunit, which produces MLASFFIDRPILSTVFSIFILLAGLASLFFLPIEQFPNLLPPQINVQTSYAGASAQTVANSVAAPLEQQINNVENMIYMYSNSSYTGDYSLNVFFNIGSDIEEALINVQNQASIAQPLLPPEVQKSGVTILKQTPAILLAIGIQSPDDRYDEIFLSNYATVNIVEELQRTPGVSSVSIINDRTYAMRIWLDPALLVKYELSTQDVANAIIDQNSEYAVGRLGEPPTAGPTELTISITSTGRLSTPEEFNQIILKANPNGSVVYLKDVGYAQLGAQNYNVVSKLNGVPTISIGVYQQFGANALQVAENIKNKMEEIASHFPQGITYSIPYDTTKFVNASIHEVIKTIIEAGFLVALVVFVFLQNVRLTIIPLQAMVISIVGAFAGMLVMGLSINTLTLFGIVLAIGIVVDDAIVVIENVERNMRLLKTSANEAAHQAMREVTAPIIAIVLVLCAVFLPVAFLGGITGQLYKQFALTISVSVIISGCVALTLSPALSAILIKPQKTPSKFTQLFDRFFDRFTNFYIKGAEWLVDHPWTGIFSFLIFCGLTGVLFYIIPTSFIPEEDQGYLITMINMPEGASLNRTEEVSAEAAKIALQNPAVEEVFELTGFSFIDSLNRTNQGSSFTVLKDWALRTDPKEHAEAVLMDLSKKYSHIAQGQALLFNPPAIQGLGTIGGFEFWIENRGKGDYAHLQEITEKFIEKAKQRPELVNLISTINANAMQLYVDVNRDKARSLGVPISEIYSSLQSFFGSFYVNNFNMFGRVYRVTIMAQPRLRENPLDIEQIYVKSTQGQMIPLKSLVTIKNTSGPNLVSRFNSFPSAKINGSSAPGYSSGQAMRIMEEVAKEVLPSDMAFAWGGESYQEKVAGGTSTKMLMASLLMVFLILAGLYERWNIPLVIVLAIPFGIFGAFLSVWLAGMTNDIYFQIGLITIIALAAKNAILIVEFAMIKHEEGMSIREAAIEAGRLRFRAILMTSLTFIFGVVPLVFSSGAGANSRHSVGMGVMGGMIAATFLAVFFVPLFFNLIASYSEAKKNDSGVQK
- a CDS encoding efflux RND transporter periplasmic adaptor subunit codes for the protein MRRHFLFLVLLSFCLFSCDSKVEKAPVNPVDVTDYVVETKTLPVVYDYIGFAQSSHPVEIRARVEGYLDKIAYQEGQLVHEGDLLFQLDPKQYQARVEQSKGDVAKQEALLENAKLTVQRLEPLYKQEAASKKDLDNAIANKLSVEAALQTAKASLLDNEINLGYTTITSPITGYADRSNYREGALVTPGVNNLLTTVSVLDPIWVYFSVSDYDILRIRQMQSKQTITVPQFEMMTLPKNNDYQVEGILSDGSVYPQVGRLDFGSPTYDQSTGTLLVRAVFPNPLGEIRPGEFMRIKLHGIERPNAIFVPRRALLQKKEGMFVYLIDKHGNAAAQDVSVGDWYGDYQIITNGLEVGDKVIVDGTNKVFPGVPVHVKGAWTPSKSSSTTPSAKE